Proteins found in one Rhizobium sp. NZLR1 genomic segment:
- a CDS encoding RidA family protein has product MPIKRYGTVQTGAGGKALPFARAVEADGWLYVSGQVAMEDGEIIDGNIIAQTHKTIANVLEILEEAGYGVEDVVRVGVWLDDPRDFWTFNKIYQEYFGQHPPARACVQSSMMVDCKVEIDCVAYKKKDA; this is encoded by the coding sequence ATGCCCATCAAGCGCTATGGCACTGTTCAAACGGGCGCCGGCGGCAAGGCGCTGCCTTTCGCGCGTGCGGTCGAAGCCGACGGATGGCTCTATGTTTCCGGCCAGGTTGCGATGGAAGACGGCGAAATCATCGACGGCAATATCATCGCCCAGACCCATAAGACGATCGCCAATGTTCTTGAGATTCTCGAGGAGGCCGGATACGGCGTCGAGGATGTCGTGCGCGTCGGCGTCTGGCTCGACGATCCGCGCGACTTCTGGACCTTCAACAAGATCTATCAGGAGTATTTCGGGCAACACCCGCCGGCGCGTGCCTGTGTGCAATCGTCGATGATGGTCGATTGCAAGGTTGAGATCGACTGCGTGGCCTATAAGAAGAAGGATGCTTGA
- a CDS encoding M81 family metallopeptidase has protein sequence MRIFTAALATETNTFSPICVDRRAFEASLYAPPGQHPETPTLCTAPITVGRRVTRQKGWQLIEGTAAWADPAGLVNRATYEELRDEILGQLSAAMPVDAVVMGLHGAMVAAGYEDTEGDLLQRMREIVGPDVLICAELDPHSHLTAKRVAALNFAVYFKEFPHTDFVDRAEDLWRIAVDTLEGRVKPQISVFDCRMIDVFPTSREPMRSFVDKIMQIEKDDPDILSISVVHGFMVGDVPEMGTKLLVVTDNKPEKGAALARELGLELFSKRGTFMVPQIDEKQAVSRAITATAWPVVIADVWDNPGGGTAGDATVILGELLARGVSSAAIGTIWDPMAVQICFAAGEGAEIPLRFGAKSAPGTGNPIDGTVKVVKLVKNAEMQFGESLAPFGDAAHIVLDGIDIILNSTRAQSFDPSLFSAMGIDPMRQKILVIKSTNHFFASFSKIAAEILYCSAGTPYPNNPATTPYRRAPKTIWPIVADPHGRERGAA, from the coding sequence TTGCGCATTTTCACGGCAGCTCTGGCGACCGAAACCAACACCTTTTCCCCGATCTGCGTGGATCGCCGCGCATTCGAAGCCTCTCTTTATGCGCCGCCCGGCCAGCATCCGGAAACGCCGACGCTCTGCACAGCGCCGATCACCGTCGGAAGGCGCGTCACCCGACAGAAAGGTTGGCAGTTGATCGAGGGAACCGCCGCCTGGGCCGACCCCGCCGGCCTCGTCAACCGGGCAACTTACGAGGAATTGCGTGACGAAATCCTCGGGCAGCTCAGCGCCGCAATGCCTGTTGATGCCGTCGTCATGGGCCTGCATGGCGCCATGGTGGCCGCCGGATACGAGGATACCGAAGGCGATCTTCTCCAGCGCATGCGCGAGATCGTCGGGCCGGATGTGCTCATCTGCGCCGAGCTCGACCCGCACAGCCATCTGACTGCCAAGCGCGTCGCGGCGCTTAATTTCGCCGTCTATTTCAAGGAATTTCCGCATACGGATTTCGTCGACCGCGCCGAGGATCTCTGGCGCATCGCCGTCGACACGCTCGAAGGCCGGGTCAAGCCTCAAATCTCGGTGTTCGACTGCCGGATGATCGACGTCTTCCCGACATCGCGCGAGCCGATGCGCTCCTTCGTCGACAAGATCATGCAAATCGAGAAGGATGATCCCGATATCCTGTCGATCTCGGTGGTCCACGGTTTCATGGTCGGCGACGTTCCCGAAATGGGGACGAAGCTGCTTGTCGTCACCGACAACAAGCCGGAAAAGGGCGCGGCTCTGGCGCGTGAGCTCGGCCTCGAGCTGTTTTCGAAGCGCGGCACCTTCATGGTCCCGCAGATCGACGAGAAGCAAGCCGTCTCGCGCGCGATCACTGCTACCGCATGGCCCGTCGTCATCGCCGATGTCTGGGACAATCCGGGCGGTGGCACGGCCGGGGATGCGACGGTTATTCTTGGGGAACTGCTGGCCCGCGGCGTCAGCAGCGCGGCGATCGGCACCATCTGGGATCCGATGGCCGTGCAGATCTGTTTTGCGGCGGGCGAGGGGGCTGAGATTCCATTGCGCTTCGGCGCCAAGTCGGCGCCCGGCACCGGCAATCCGATCGACGGCACGGTGAAGGTCGTCAAGCTGGTGAAGAATGCCGAGATGCAGTTCGGCGAAAGTCTCGCGCCTTTCGGCGATGCCGCCCATATCGTGCTTGACGGCATCGACATCATCCTCAATTCGACGCGCGCCCAGAGCTTCGATCCGAGCCTGTTTTCGGCGATGGGCATCGATCCCATGAGGCAGAAGATCCTGGTGATCAAATCCACCAACCACTTCTTCGCATCCTTCTCGAAGATCGCGGCGGAGATCCTTTACTGCTCGGCCGGAACGCCCTATCCCAATAATCCGGCGACGACGCCGTACCGGCGGGCGCCGAAGACCATATGGCCGATCGTCGCCGATCCACATGGTAGAGAACGCGGAGCCGCCTAG
- a CDS encoding beta-N-acetylhexosaminidase translates to MSTPRPKNLRLETLWNPAADGKDFSYVLRLKNLGAEPLSNFSLCVSGPGRVDPAGRVEGATVSQRISNFTEFQPPANFILGAGETWTISVYALSRDFRHWTDGATSAYLALSDGSTIVLGIEPTRSSVSNAPLKRGAEIYPVPVNAPVQVSIIPWPNHVAVTSRQPLPAGFAPQARSGEGEEAARSFAALVEHLFAVEGIVRTEAEGAVPVALKDAAGLSPEAYRLSFEGETITIEASSRTGFLYGLVTLGQIWRGARLHPGVFRFPASGEIVDEPSMSWRGLHLDVARQFYGEAEIKKLLAVLAWNKLNRFHWHLSDDEAWRVEIDAYPALTEIGAWRGHGLAVPPLLGSSPARTGGYYTKASIREIVAHAKSFGIEIVPEIDVPGHCYAMLQAIPELRDPAEVGSYYSVQGFPDNCINPAREKTYEIVETILTELIELFPFKTIHLGADEVPLGAWSGSPEALERLRTVAGGEVADAHAKRLNVVTNTHGADDIHGSGAAVLQAEFLNRVQRFLASKGCITGGWEEAAHGDVIDKAKSYLCSWRNVEVSAELAERGYEMVVCPGQVYYLDMALRPDWDEPGASWAGTSDAEKLYTFDPIGGWTASQKQKLLGIQACIWSEPMTDRAVFDRLVFPRLSALAETGWTKPSSKSWERFKALAGLMPLLYGLQES, encoded by the coding sequence ATGTCCACACCGCGACCGAAAAACCTGCGGCTCGAAACCCTTTGGAACCCGGCTGCGGATGGCAAGGATTTTTCCTACGTCCTGCGCCTCAAAAATCTCGGCGCCGAGCCGCTTTCGAATTTCTCGCTCTGCGTCAGCGGTCCGGGCCGCGTCGATCCGGCCGGACGCGTCGAGGGCGCAACGGTCTCACAGCGGATCTCGAATTTCACCGAATTCCAGCCGCCGGCCAATTTCATACTCGGCGCCGGCGAGACGTGGACGATATCGGTCTACGCGCTGAGCCGGGATTTCCGTCATTGGACGGACGGCGCGACGAGCGCCTATCTCGCGCTTTCCGACGGCAGCACCATCGTGCTCGGTATCGAGCCGACGCGCTCTTCGGTCAGCAATGCGCCGCTGAAACGCGGCGCCGAGATCTATCCGGTACCCGTCAATGCGCCCGTCCAGGTGTCGATCATCCCTTGGCCGAACCATGTGGCCGTCACCTCGCGCCAGCCGCTGCCGGCCGGTTTTGCGCCGCAGGCACGGAGCGGGGAAGGGGAGGAGGCGGCGCGAAGCTTCGCGGCGCTGGTGGAGCATCTCTTCGCCGTCGAAGGCATCGTGCGGACTGAGGCGGAAGGCGCGGTCCCGGTTGCCCTGAAAGATGCCGCAGGGCTCAGTCCGGAGGCCTATCGGCTGAGCTTCGAGGGTGAGACGATCACGATCGAGGCAAGCAGCCGGACCGGCTTTCTCTATGGCCTCGTGACACTTGGCCAGATCTGGCGCGGTGCAAGGCTGCATCCCGGTGTCTTCCGGTTTCCGGCCTCGGGCGAAATTGTCGACGAGCCGTCGATGAGCTGGCGCGGCCTGCATCTCGATGTCGCCCGCCAATTTTACGGCGAAGCCGAGATCAAGAAGCTGCTGGCGGTGCTGGCCTGGAACAAGCTCAATCGTTTCCACTGGCATCTTTCCGACGACGAGGCCTGGCGCGTCGAGATCGACGCCTATCCCGCCCTGACCGAGATCGGCGCCTGGCGCGGCCACGGCCTTGCCGTTCCGCCGCTGCTCGGTTCCAGCCCGGCCCGTACAGGCGGCTATTACACCAAAGCCTCTATCCGCGAGATCGTCGCCCACGCAAAGAGCTTCGGCATCGAGATCGTGCCGGAGATCGATGTGCCCGGTCACTGCTACGCGATGCTGCAGGCGATACCGGAGCTGCGCGATCCGGCCGAGGTCGGCAGCTATTATTCGGTTCAGGGCTTTCCAGACAATTGCATCAATCCGGCCCGCGAGAAGACCTACGAGATCGTCGAGACCATCCTTACGGAACTCATCGAGCTCTTTCCGTTCAAGACCATCCATCTCGGCGCCGACGAAGTTCCCCTCGGCGCGTGGTCCGGCTCGCCGGAAGCACTCGAGCGCCTGCGCACAGTCGCCGGCGGCGAGGTTGCCGATGCGCATGCCAAGCGGCTGAACGTCGTGACCAACACCCACGGCGCCGACGATATCCACGGCTCGGGTGCGGCCGTCCTGCAGGCGGAATTCCTGAACCGAGTCCAGCGCTTCCTGGCGAGCAAGGGCTGCATCACCGGCGGATGGGAAGAGGCGGCGCACGGCGATGTCATCGACAAAGCGAAGAGCTATCTCTGCAGCTGGCGCAATGTCGAGGTCTCGGCCGAACTCGCCGAACGCGGCTACGAGATGGTCGTCTGCCCCGGGCAGGTCTATTACCTCGATATGGCGCTCAGGCCCGACTGGGATGAGCCCGGCGCCAGTTGGGCGGGGACTTCGGATGCGGAAAAGCTCTACACCTTCGATCCCATCGGCGGCTGGACAGCGAGCCAGAAACAAAAACTGCTCGGCATCCAGGCCTGCATCTGGTCGGAACCGATGACGGATCGCGCCGTTTTCGACCGTCTGGTTTTCCCGCGCCTTTCGGCACTGGCCGAAACCGGCTGGACGAAACCGTCATCCAAGTCGTGGGAGCGTTTCAAGGCGCTGGCAGGGCTGATGCCGCTGCTTTATGGGCTGCAGGAATCCTAA
- a CDS encoding ROK family transcriptional regulator, whose protein sequence is MKAISGTNLEQAKSHNRRVVIEAVRTNGPLSRAAIARMTALTAQTVSNIVEELEKSHLLVPAEAQKLARGQPIIPYSINPAGAYSIGLELGRQRASGVLTDLSGAVCARIERHVEHADPQRAMPALQAIVEDLQQAFAFDRNRLLGVGMALPGRYADGGITSLSPQNLPGWQDFPVGHELEQRVKVPVLVENDATAAAIGERLHGVARGLGSFVYLFLAGGGGIGAGMFLDGHLYKGSRNNAGEIGHIIVEPHGKLCSCGKRGCLDRYISPTVAYEFMGIANAEELSSDDLDARIAKGGEGLDAWLDQAVQPLRQTLDFLELAFDPQTIVLGGSVSTLLMRRLAERLEPLHVPIDPGQKRTIPRVMIGMTGKDTAILGAAALPIFSETNPRFDVLQKPVG, encoded by the coding sequence ATGAAGGCGATCTCCGGCACCAATCTCGAGCAGGCCAAATCTCACAACCGGCGTGTGGTGATCGAGGCCGTGCGGACGAACGGTCCGTTGTCGCGCGCGGCGATCGCGCGGATGACGGCGCTGACTGCCCAGACCGTATCCAACATCGTCGAGGAGCTGGAGAAGTCGCATCTTCTCGTCCCGGCCGAGGCACAGAAGCTGGCGCGCGGCCAGCCGATCATCCCCTATTCGATCAATCCCGCCGGCGCCTATTCGATCGGCCTCGAACTTGGCCGTCAACGGGCAAGCGGGGTTCTGACGGATCTCTCCGGTGCCGTCTGTGCGCGCATCGAGCGCCACGTCGAACATGCCGATCCGCAAAGGGCAATGCCCGCCCTGCAGGCGATCGTCGAGGATCTGCAGCAGGCCTTCGCCTTCGACCGAAACCGGCTGCTCGGCGTCGGCATGGCCCTGCCCGGCCGCTATGCCGATGGCGGCATCACCTCTCTCAGCCCGCAGAACCTGCCCGGCTGGCAGGATTTTCCCGTCGGGCATGAGCTGGAACAGCGGGTCAAGGTGCCGGTGCTGGTCGAAAACGATGCGACGGCGGCGGCGATCGGCGAGCGTCTTCATGGCGTCGCCCGCGGCTTGGGCAGCTTCGTCTATCTGTTTCTTGCCGGCGGCGGCGGCATCGGCGCCGGAATGTTCCTCGACGGCCACCTCTACAAGGGCAGCCGCAACAATGCCGGCGAGATCGGCCATATCATCGTCGAGCCGCACGGCAAGCTCTGCAGCTGCGGCAAGCGCGGCTGCCTGGACCGCTACATCTCGCCGACCGTCGCCTACGAATTCATGGGCATTGCCAATGCCGAGGAGCTGTCTTCAGACGATCTCGACGCGCGGATCGCCAAGGGCGGCGAAGGCCTGGACGCCTGGCTCGATCAGGCCGTCCAGCCGCTGCGGCAGACGCTCGACTTCCTCGAACTTGCCTTCGACCCGCAGACCATCGTGCTCGGCGGCAGCGTATCGACCTTGCTGATGCGCCGGCTCGCAGAACGGCTGGAGCCGCTGCACGTCCCGATCGATCCCGGCCAGAAGCGGACCATCCCCCGCGTCATGATCGGCATGACCGGCAAGGATACCGCCATCCTCGGCGCCGCCGCCCTGCCGATCTTTTCCGAAACCAATCCGCGCTTCGACGTTCTGCAAAAGCCGGTCGGCTAA
- a CDS encoding DHA2 family efflux MFS transporter permease subunit encodes MSQRRQSARPGETPAIVWLGFIAMCIGMFMAILDVQVVATSLPTIQSALGIDPDQMSWIQTAYLIAEVVAIPLTGLLTRLLTMRWLFVTAISLFVAASAGCAASGSFGELVAWRVLQGFSGGTLIPSVFSAVFILFPNERQALATTIAGVLAVLAPTVGPIVGGWLTETYSWHWLFLINILPGIASAILAARFLPRQAADPSELRHLDGLSLFLMATALTTLELSLKEAPTSGWASAYVLSLLTVCLASGGVFIRRTLRRSRPIVDLGNFTDRNFLVGSVLSFVLGIGLFGSVYLMPVFLAFVRGHDALEIGMTMLVTGIAQLITAPVAVALEKRLDARLLSAAGFALFAIGVGMSAFQDPRSDYDAMFWPQVVRGVAIMFCLLPPTRLALGTLPADRIPDASGLFNLMRNLGGAIGIALIDTIIYTRSEPLGQALWARLQAGDIEAATFVGAPLAAISGHSGSFDADTTALLDPLIQTAASAQAINEAWMVIAVLTGCALLCVPFARRSAPA; translated from the coding sequence ATGTCGCAACGACGCCAATCTGCCCGTCCCGGTGAAACGCCCGCCATCGTGTGGCTCGGCTTCATCGCCATGTGCATCGGCATGTTCATGGCGATCCTCGACGTCCAGGTGGTGGCGACCTCGCTGCCGACCATCCAGTCGGCGCTGGGTATCGATCCGGATCAGATGAGCTGGATACAGACGGCCTATCTTATCGCCGAAGTGGTGGCGATCCCGCTGACCGGCCTGCTGACGCGGCTTTTGACGATGCGGTGGCTGTTCGTTACCGCCATCAGCCTGTTCGTCGCAGCTTCCGCCGGCTGCGCTGCCAGCGGCAGCTTCGGTGAGCTGGTGGCCTGGCGGGTGCTGCAGGGCTTTTCCGGCGGAACCTTGATCCCCTCGGTGTTTTCGGCCGTGTTCATTCTTTTCCCCAACGAGCGGCAGGCGCTGGCGACGACGATCGCCGGCGTGCTTGCGGTGCTGGCGCCGACCGTCGGGCCGATCGTCGGCGGATGGCTGACCGAGACCTATTCCTGGCACTGGCTGTTCCTGATCAACATCCTTCCGGGCATTGCCTCGGCAATCCTGGCGGCTCGCTTCCTGCCGCGACAGGCGGCCGATCCGTCGGAGCTCAGGCATCTCGACGGCCTGTCTCTTTTCTTGATGGCGACAGCGCTGACGACGCTGGAACTCAGCTTGAAAGAGGCGCCGACCAGCGGCTGGGCCTCTGCCTATGTGCTCAGCCTGCTCACGGTCTGCCTGGCGTCTGGGGGCGTTTTCATCCGGCGAACGCTGCGCCGCAGCCGGCCGATCGTCGATCTCGGCAATTTCACTGACCGGAATTTTCTCGTCGGCTCGGTTCTGAGCTTCGTGCTTGGTATCGGCCTGTTCGGCTCGGTCTACCTGATGCCGGTCTTTCTCGCTTTTGTCAGGGGCCACGACGCCCTTGAGATCGGCATGACGATGCTGGTCACCGGCATCGCCCAGCTGATCACGGCGCCGGTCGCCGTCGCGCTGGAGAAGCGTTTGGATGCGCGGCTGCTGTCGGCCGCCGGTTTCGCCCTGTTTGCCATCGGCGTCGGCATGAGCGCCTTTCAGGATCCGCGTTCGGATTACGACGCGATGTTCTGGCCGCAGGTCGTGCGCGGCGTCGCCATCATGTTCTGTCTGTTGCCGCCGACGCGGCTGGCGCTCGGCACGCTCCCGGCCGATCGCATTCCCGATGCCAGCGGTCTTTTCAATCTGATGCGCAATCTCGGCGGGGCGATCGGCATCGCGCTGATCGACACCATCATCTACACCCGCTCGGAACCACTGGGCCAAGCCCTCTGGGCGCGCCTTCAGGCCGGCGACATCGAGGCTGCGACCTTCGTCGGCGCTCCGCTTGCGGCCATATCGGGACATAGCGGCAGTTTCGACGCCGATACCACGGCGCTGCTCGATCCGCTGATCCAGACTGCGGCAAGCGCGCAGGCGATCAACGAAGCCTGGATGGTCATCGCCGTCCTCACTGGCTGCGCTCTGCTTTGCGTGCCCTTCGCCAGACGGTCGGCGCCGGCGTGA
- a CDS encoding MFS transporter has product MSRLFPDVFRNPAIRASMIAIFTFGMAGAMTAPYRSIVGIRELGLSDGLYSVLSFASAAVNVVISILLGNLADRLGEYRSAMIGACIFGIVGYGMVYTFPSAAVFIISGLLPLPIYGALNSLLFANARAAMHGMNRSEMVTANSGARAMISLSWVLIPGITGLLLSGASSMLPAYLFAAISCLLCQGIILFALPKRVGTEMAAVHHLTYLGALRQVISPRISAHIAGVALITSTLHLNDALLPLIATGAAHGALSDVGILVGIVALLEIVFIIVWSRIARKTGQMTALAAGTIIYAVFLSLLGFASQPWHLYALTLIAGIGAAAIISIPITYLQDLIADRPGLGSALISVNIFASAGIGALVFAAGTWMTGYSGTAIMSAVTGLSGITILGLLQRRNAVAPVDAGVQ; this is encoded by the coding sequence ATGAGCCGCCTTTTCCCCGACGTCTTCCGCAATCCGGCGATCCGCGCCAGCATGATCGCCATTTTCACCTTCGGAATGGCAGGCGCAATGACCGCGCCCTATCGTTCGATCGTGGGCATCCGCGAATTGGGCTTGAGCGACGGCCTCTATTCCGTGCTGAGCTTCGCCTCGGCGGCCGTGAACGTGGTCATCAGCATCCTGCTCGGCAATCTCGCCGATCGGCTCGGCGAGTACCGTTCGGCGATGATCGGCGCCTGCATCTTCGGCATCGTCGGCTACGGCATGGTCTATACCTTTCCGAGCGCGGCGGTCTTCATCATCAGCGGGTTGCTGCCGCTGCCGATCTACGGGGCTTTGAATTCGCTGCTGTTTGCCAATGCACGCGCGGCGATGCACGGCATGAACCGGAGCGAGATGGTGACGGCCAACTCCGGCGCGCGCGCCATGATCTCGCTCTCCTGGGTGCTGATTCCGGGGATCACCGGCCTGCTGCTTTCGGGCGCATCTAGCATGCTGCCGGCCTATCTCTTTGCCGCCATCTCCTGCCTTCTCTGCCAGGGCATCATCCTCTTCGCCTTGCCGAAACGGGTGGGAACGGAGATGGCCGCGGTTCATCATCTCACCTATCTCGGCGCCCTGCGGCAGGTGATTTCGCCGCGGATTTCGGCGCATATCGCCGGTGTGGCGCTGATCACCAGCACGCTGCATCTGAACGACGCCCTTCTGCCGTTGATCGCCACCGGTGCTGCCCATGGCGCGCTCAGCGATGTCGGCATTCTTGTCGGCATCGTCGCCTTGCTGGAAATCGTCTTCATCATCGTCTGGTCGCGGATTGCACGGAAGACGGGGCAGATGACGGCGCTTGCGGCCGGCACCATCATCTATGCGGTGTTCCTCAGCCTTCTCGGCTTTGCCTCGCAGCCGTGGCACCTCTACGCGCTGACCTTGATCGCCGGCATCGGCGCCGCGGCGATCATCAGCATTCCGATCACCTATCTGCAGGATCTGATCGCCGATCGGCCGGGCCTCGGCAGCGCGCTGATCTCCGTCAATATCTTTGCCAGCGCCGGGATCGGCGCGCTGGTCTTTGCCGCCGGCACGTGGATGACAGGTTATTCCGGGACCGCCATCATGAGCGCTGTCACCGGCCTGTCGGGCATAACGATCCTCGGCCTGCTGCAGAGACGCAATGCCGTTGCGCCGGTTGACGCCGGGGTTCAATAG
- a CDS encoding class I SAM-dependent methyltransferase, with protein METIVEDAHVGVVSPELVVDALFACRKTAAIKAAIELDLFTHIGEGKTAALLASATSASERGVRILCDYLVVHGFLTKESGQYRMTPATRMFLDRNSPAYMGSAVEFVAAPEILDNFLRDPAAVVRNGGSAGLANMSSDNPVWLKFARGMGSFTGLSAKILAGEISGWPRSPKKVLDIAAGPGIFGIEIAKAFPSAEIVAIDWAAVLELSRQNAEKAGVADRYRTIAGSAFDVDWGTGYDLVLLPNFLHHFDLPTCAQLLRKIIAGLAEDGRIVAVDFVPNEDRVSPPFPAAFSWEMLASTPAGQAYTQSELTEMARQAGLADVTVKPMPPTPSSIILFE; from the coding sequence ATGGAAACAATCGTCGAAGACGCCCATGTTGGCGTCGTGTCGCCCGAACTCGTGGTCGATGCCCTGTTTGCATGCCGAAAGACGGCGGCGATCAAGGCGGCCATCGAGCTTGATCTCTTTACTCATATCGGCGAGGGCAAAACGGCAGCCTTGTTGGCCTCGGCAACAAGCGCCTCGGAACGTGGAGTGCGCATCCTGTGCGACTACCTCGTGGTACATGGTTTCCTGACAAAGGAGAGCGGACAGTACCGGATGACTCCCGCGACCAGAATGTTCCTCGATCGCAATTCGCCGGCCTATATGGGCTCCGCTGTCGAGTTCGTCGCCGCACCCGAAATACTGGATAATTTTCTGCGCGATCCGGCCGCCGTCGTGCGAAACGGCGGTTCGGCCGGGCTTGCGAACATGTCGTCAGACAATCCCGTCTGGTTGAAGTTTGCGCGCGGCATGGGCTCCTTTACCGGGCTCAGCGCCAAAATACTGGCCGGCGAAATCTCCGGCTGGCCGAGGTCTCCCAAAAAGGTCTTGGACATCGCTGCAGGTCCAGGCATTTTCGGGATCGAAATTGCGAAAGCCTTTCCATCAGCGGAGATCGTCGCCATCGATTGGGCCGCCGTATTGGAGCTGTCGCGGCAGAATGCGGAAAAAGCCGGCGTGGCTGACCGGTACCGGACGATCGCCGGCAGCGCCTTCGATGTCGATTGGGGCACGGGTTATGATCTCGTCCTGCTTCCAAATTTTCTGCACCACTTCGATCTGCCGACATGCGCCCAGCTGTTGCGAAAGATCATCGCCGGCCTTGCAGAGGATGGTCGGATCGTCGCGGTAGATTTCGTGCCGAACGAAGATCGCGTGTCGCCGCCTTTTCCGGCAGCTTTCTCCTGGGAGATGCTCGCCAGCACCCCGGCGGGCCAGGCTTATACACAAAGTGAGCTGACTGAGATGGCAAGACAGGCCGGTCTTGCCGACGTCACAGTCAAACCGATGCCGCCGACTCCTTCAAGTATCATTCTGTTTGAATAG
- a CDS encoding SDR family oxidoreductase, translating into MTKSIAIVTGAAGDIGAAIAARLADDHDVVLLADIDAAAAAAVASKLGPDNRFVAVGCDVTSEASIAELVRRAADAGVVRTLVNNAGAARATSLHETTPEIWRADIALNLEAAFLCFRAVEPMLKASKGSVVNIASVNGMNVFGHPAYSAAKAGLLHFTRLVAVEYGKFGIRSNAVAPGTVKTQAWEKRAAANPNVFEEARRWYPLQRVVDPQDVANAVGFLAGPLAAAITGVCLPVDCGLTAGQAELARTFSQSEHY; encoded by the coding sequence ATGACGAAGTCGATAGCGATCGTCACCGGTGCTGCGGGCGATATCGGTGCTGCGATCGCCGCGCGGCTCGCCGATGACCACGATGTCGTGTTGCTCGCCGATATCGATGCTGCCGCTGCGGCTGCCGTGGCCTCAAAGCTCGGGCCGGACAATCGCTTCGTGGCCGTCGGATGTGACGTGACCAGCGAGGCGAGCATTGCGGAACTGGTCAGACGCGCCGCCGACGCCGGCGTGGTGCGAACGCTGGTCAATAATGCCGGGGCTGCCCGTGCGACAAGCCTTCACGAGACGACGCCCGAAATCTGGCGAGCGGACATTGCGCTCAATCTCGAAGCGGCATTCCTGTGTTTTCGCGCCGTCGAGCCGATGCTGAAGGCGTCGAAAGGGTCCGTCGTCAACATCGCCTCGGTCAACGGCATGAATGTCTTCGGACACCCGGCCTATAGCGCCGCCAAGGCCGGGCTTCTGCATTTCACCCGGCTGGTCGCCGTCGAATACGGCAAGTTCGGCATCCGCTCCAACGCCGTCGCCCCCGGCACGGTGAAGACGCAGGCCTGGGAGAAACGCGCCGCCGCCAATCCGAATGTTTTCGAGGAAGCCCGCCGCTGGTATCCGCTGCAGCGGGTCGTCGATCCCCAGGATGTCGCCAATGCCGTTGGCTTCCTTGCCGGTCCGCTCGCCGCAGCGATCACGGGCGTCTGCCTGCCCGTCGATTGCGGCCTGACGGCCGGCCAGGCCGAGCTGGCGCGGACCTTTTCCCAATCGGAACATTACTGA
- a CDS encoding MurR/RpiR family transcriptional regulator — protein sequence MDIFSTLQEDKSKLSPSESRIAEIIVNDFEFAVNASIIELAERAEVSPPTVTRFCRRLGCESFSDFKVQLARTAHIGVRYLKPESKSTDPADVAQDIITKAQNALFLLHRSLDLAAIEAAVSHIAKADMIYAFGSGGNSSMIADELQNRLFRLGLRITASSDHSMQLMMAAAAKPGDVLIGSSFSGRNMELVRAFELARGAKVKTIALTQTASPVAKAAEIVVPIDLPEGNNIYRPTSTRIAYIATVDILSSLVAYAVQPKATTTLRRIKQQLVLHRDGDDRQLLGD from the coding sequence TTGGATATCTTTTCGACATTGCAGGAAGACAAGAGCAAGCTCTCCCCCTCCGAGAGCCGCATCGCGGAGATCATCGTCAACGACTTCGAGTTCGCCGTGAACGCCTCGATCATCGAGCTCGCGGAACGGGCCGAGGTATCGCCGCCGACCGTCACCCGCTTTTGCCGGCGGCTGGGCTGCGAGAGTTTTTCCGACTTCAAGGTGCAGCTCGCCCGGACCGCCCATATCGGCGTTCGTTATCTGAAACCGGAATCGAAAAGCACCGATCCGGCCGATGTCGCCCAGGATATCATCACCAAGGCCCAGAACGCGCTGTTTCTGCTGCACCGGTCGCTTGATCTTGCGGCGATCGAAGCCGCCGTTTCTCACATCGCCAAGGCCGATATGATCTATGCCTTCGGCTCGGGCGGCAATTCGTCGATGATCGCCGACGAGCTGCAGAACCGGCTGTTCCGTCTCGGGCTTCGCATCACCGCCAGTTCCGATCACAGCATGCAGCTGATGATGGCGGCCGCGGCGAAGCCGGGCGACGTGCTGATCGGCTCGTCCTTCTCAGGGCGCAATATGGAACTGGTGCGGGCCTTCGAGCTTGCCCGCGGGGCCAAGGTGAAGACCATTGCCCTGACCCAGACGGCAAGCCCGGTTGCCAAGGCTGCCGAAATCGTCGTGCCGATCGACCTTCCCGAAGGTAACAACATCTATCGCCCGACCTCGACACGCATCGCCTACATCGCGACGGTCGATATTCTGTCGAGCCTGGTCGCCTATGCGGTGCAGCCGAAGGCGACGACCACGCTGCGGCGCATCAAGCAGCAGCTCGTCCTCCACCGCGACGGCGACGACCGGCAATTGCTTGGAGATTGA